Proteins found in one Haloferax litoreum genomic segment:
- a CDS encoding glutathione S-transferase family protein — MNMLYEGEWRTDTFVANNDDGEFERQTTTFRNWVGEDDRFPVEAGRYHLFICRACPWAHRTAMTRALKGLEDAVSLSLVEPVRIDDGWEFSEEYPDPLYGEAYLRDIYLRADDEFTGRVTVPVLWDTARETIVNNESREIMRMLNEAFDPLAENDVDLNPDGYEAEVDRLIDEIYEPVNNGVYRAGFATTQEAYENAVRELFDALDHWESVLSDQRFLAGDVFTEADIAMFATLVRFDHVYHTHFKCNKKAIHEYDNLWNYTKDIYQLSGVPKTVNIDHIVRHYFVSHGDINPKRIYGVGPDLDFAEPHDRDRFDAELPPVLADD; from the coding sequence ATGAACATGCTCTACGAGGGCGAGTGGCGAACGGACACGTTCGTCGCCAACAACGACGACGGCGAGTTCGAGCGCCAGACGACGACGTTCCGCAACTGGGTCGGCGAGGACGACCGATTCCCCGTCGAGGCGGGACGATACCACCTGTTCATCTGCCGCGCGTGTCCGTGGGCACACCGCACCGCGATGACACGGGCGCTGAAAGGCCTCGAAGACGCCGTCTCGCTCTCACTCGTCGAACCGGTCCGTATCGACGACGGATGGGAGTTCTCCGAGGAGTATCCCGACCCACTCTACGGTGAGGCGTATCTCCGTGACATCTACCTCCGCGCCGACGACGAGTTCACCGGGCGCGTCACCGTCCCCGTGCTGTGGGACACAGCACGCGAGACCATCGTAAACAACGAGTCGCGCGAGATAATGCGGATGCTGAACGAAGCGTTCGACCCCCTCGCCGAGAACGACGTGGACCTCAATCCAGACGGGTACGAAGCCGAGGTGGACCGCCTCATCGACGAGATTTACGAACCAGTCAACAACGGCGTCTACCGCGCCGGATTCGCGACGACGCAGGAGGCCTACGAGAACGCCGTCAGGGAACTGTTCGACGCACTCGACCACTGGGAGTCCGTCCTCTCTGACCAGCGCTTCCTCGCCGGCGACGTGTTCACCGAGGCAGACATCGCGATGTTCGCCACCCTCGTCCGCTTCGACCACGTCTACCACACGCACTTCAAGTGCAACAAGAAGGCCATCCACGAGTACGACAACCTCTGGAACTACACGAAGGATATCTACCAACTGTCGGGCGTTCCCAAGACGGTCAATATCGACCACATCGTCCGGCACTACTTCGTCAGTCACGGCGACATCAACCCGAAGCGCATCTACGGCGTCGGCCCGGACCTCGACTTCGCCGAACCGCACGATAGGGACCGATTCGACGCGGAACTCCCTCCCGTTCTCGCAGACGATTGA
- a CDS encoding thiamine pyrophosphate-dependent dehydrogenase E1 component subunit alpha, with product MVVIDIETEDGQREALRRMLTIRAFDTKAGELFADGELPGFVHLYVGEEAVGVGACSALEENDYITSTHRGHGHCIAKGLDPKQMMSELYGKADGYCNGKGGSMHIADVDAGMLGANGIVGAGPPLATGAALTAQLKGEDKVALAFFGDGAVAQGQVHEAINIAATWDLPAVFVVENNQYGEGTPVEKQHNVQNLSETAEAYNIPGFTVDGMDITAVYEAVKEARKRAADGQGPTFIEAETYRYHGHFEGDQQPYRTEEDIDIWKDRDAIESFKQRLVDAGTITEAEFDEMKAEIDEQIETAVEEAKSAPYPDPSEAYEDMFNATVPEISQFSSQMRADGGEDR from the coding sequence ATGGTGGTAATAGACATAGAAACCGAGGATGGACAGCGAGAAGCGCTCCGTCGAATGCTGACGATTCGTGCGTTCGACACGAAAGCAGGAGAACTCTTTGCAGACGGAGAGCTTCCGGGATTCGTTCACCTCTACGTTGGTGAGGAAGCAGTCGGGGTCGGTGCGTGTTCGGCCCTCGAAGAGAACGACTACATTACCAGTACCCACAGAGGCCACGGTCACTGTATCGCGAAGGGACTCGACCCGAAGCAGATGATGTCCGAGCTGTACGGCAAAGCCGACGGGTACTGTAACGGAAAAGGTGGGTCGATGCACATCGCAGACGTCGATGCCGGAATGCTCGGCGCGAACGGCATCGTCGGTGCAGGCCCGCCGCTGGCAACAGGTGCCGCACTCACGGCACAACTCAAAGGAGAAGACAAAGTCGCACTCGCGTTCTTCGGAGACGGCGCAGTCGCACAGGGACAGGTTCACGAGGCAATCAACATCGCGGCGACCTGGGACCTCCCGGCCGTCTTCGTCGTCGAGAACAACCAGTACGGTGAGGGGACGCCAGTCGAGAAGCAACACAACGTCCAGAACCTCAGCGAGACCGCTGAGGCGTACAACATCCCCGGCTTCACCGTCGACGGGATGGACATCACCGCCGTCTACGAGGCAGTGAAGGAAGCCCGGAAGCGGGCCGCAGACGGTCAGGGACCGACGTTCATCGAAGCCGAGACCTATCGGTACCACGGTCACTTCGAGGGCGACCAACAGCCGTACCGAACAGAAGAAGACATCGACATTTGGAAAGACCGCGACGCTATCGAGTCGTTCAAACAGCGACTCGTCGACGCGGGAACCATCACCGAAGCCGAGTTCGACGAGATGAAAGCCGAAATCGACGAGCAAATCGAAACGGCCGTCGAAGAGGCGAAATCGGCACCATACCCAGACCCGAGCGAGGCCTACGAAGACATGTTCAACGCGACAGTACCGGAGATTAGTCAGTTCTCGAGTCAGATGCGGGCCGACGGAGGTGAAGACCGATGA
- a CDS encoding alpha-ketoacid dehydrogenase subunit beta → MSTETTSGTGPEDTQEMTFREAIRLAIREEMERDEDVFIMGEDVGEFGGVYEVTGDLVEQFGEARVRDTPISEAGFMGAGVGAAATGSRPIVEIMFSDFIGVCSEQIINQMAKNRYMFGGKTEMPVTVRTTEGGGSGAASQHSGTLHTWFAHFPGVMAVAPGTPESAKGLLKSAIRSDDPVIFFENKEIYGQTGDVPLDENYTLPIGQANVEREGEDVTVVATQRMVGESLELAEELDGQVSVEVIDPRSLYPLDTDTLVESVKKTGRLVIADESPLSYGTHAEIGMRVMENAFFSLDAPIQRVGVADVHIPFSPALEDEVLPHASDVEAAINRIV, encoded by the coding sequence ATGAGTACCGAAACGACCTCCGGAACAGGTCCAGAAGATACCCAAGAGATGACGTTCCGGGAGGCGATTCGTCTCGCCATCCGCGAAGAGATGGAACGCGACGAAGACGTCTTCATCATGGGTGAAGACGTCGGGGAGTTCGGCGGTGTCTACGAAGTCACCGGTGACCTCGTCGAGCAGTTCGGTGAAGCACGCGTCCGGGACACGCCAATCAGCGAGGCGGGGTTCATGGGTGCCGGCGTCGGTGCGGCGGCAACCGGGTCGCGCCCAATCGTCGAAATCATGTTCTCGGACTTCATCGGCGTCTGCTCCGAGCAGATAATCAACCAGATGGCCAAGAACCGCTACATGTTCGGCGGGAAGACGGAGATGCCCGTCACCGTCCGAACGACCGAAGGTGGCGGCAGTGGCGCTGCCAGCCAACACTCCGGGACGCTCCACACGTGGTTCGCCCACTTCCCCGGGGTTATGGCCGTCGCGCCCGGCACACCCGAGTCAGCGAAAGGCCTGTTAAAGTCGGCAATCCGGTCGGACGACCCTGTCATCTTCTTCGAGAACAAGGAGATATACGGACAGACGGGTGACGTCCCACTCGACGAGAACTACACCCTTCCCATCGGGCAAGCGAACGTCGAACGCGAAGGTGAAGACGTGACCGTCGTCGCGACCCAGCGCATGGTGGGTGAGTCGCTCGAACTCGCCGAGGAACTCGACGGGCAGGTCAGTGTCGAAGTCATCGACCCACGGTCACTGTACCCGCTCGACACCGACACACTCGTCGAGAGCGTCAAGAAGACTGGCCGCCTCGTCATCGCCGACGAGAGTCCGCTATCGTACGGGACACACGCCGAAATCGGCATGCGGGTCATGGAGAACGCGTTCTTCAGCCTCGACGCACCAATCCAGCGTGTCGGTGTCGCTGACGTGCACATCCCCTTCAGCCCCGCGCTCGAAGACGAGGTTCTCCCGCACGCCTCGGACGTAGAAGCCGCAATCAACCGTATCGTATAA
- a CDS encoding NAD(+)/NADH kinase — translation MTTTVGLAVNPAAGRDIRRLTGGASVSNNYAKRRTAGCVLAGLTLVEDVDVLVMPDSSGLADRIVDDAPSELDVGFVEMSVTASGKDSRTAAEHFEANADAVVVLGGDGTTRDVAHSIGDVPVVSISTGTNNVVPTPIDGTVAGAAAGLVATGAIPADEATIRHGAIEVDVEKATGATSIRGLATVGVLDRAFIGTRAILDPEDIVGGVVSRASPAEIGLSGLAGGLVTHRPDEPGGVGFRLAREGATGTRVHGITVPGTLSEVQVADYHVLDDGEPYTFEVPRGVVSVDGEREHEVQDGLVTLRPVSDGPRLVQIESVLEQAAHEGYFRA, via the coding sequence GTGACGACGACAGTCGGTCTCGCCGTCAACCCTGCTGCCGGGCGCGACATCCGTCGCCTCACCGGCGGTGCCAGCGTCAGTAACAACTACGCGAAACGACGCACCGCGGGGTGCGTCCTCGCGGGACTGACGCTCGTCGAAGACGTCGACGTCCTCGTCATGCCCGACAGCTCCGGCCTCGCAGACCGTATCGTCGACGACGCGCCGTCAGAACTCGACGTCGGATTCGTCGAGATGTCGGTGACAGCGTCTGGGAAAGACAGTCGGACTGCGGCCGAACACTTCGAAGCGAACGCGGACGCGGTAGTCGTCCTCGGCGGAGACGGGACGACCCGCGACGTCGCACACTCCATCGGTGACGTTCCAGTCGTGAGCATCTCGACGGGGACGAACAACGTCGTCCCGACACCAATCGACGGCACTGTCGCGGGTGCCGCCGCCGGACTCGTCGCAACCGGAGCGATACCCGCCGACGAGGCGACGATTCGCCACGGGGCCATCGAAGTCGACGTGGAAAAAGCAACCGGCGCAACGTCGATTCGCGGACTCGCGACCGTCGGGGTTCTCGACCGAGCGTTCATCGGAACACGGGCGATTTTGGACCCAGAAGACATCGTCGGTGGTGTCGTCTCGCGCGCGTCACCGGCCGAAATCGGTCTCTCCGGCCTCGCAGGTGGTCTCGTCACACACCGTCCAGACGAACCCGGGGGTGTCGGCTTCCGACTCGCCCGCGAGGGTGCCACTGGAACGAGAGTCCACGGGATTACGGTTCCCGGGACACTCTCGGAGGTTCAGGTCGCGGACTACCACGTCCTCGACGACGGTGAACCGTACACCTTCGAGGTACCTCGCGGTGTGGTCAGCGTGGACGGCGAACGTGAACACGAGGTCCAAGACGGCCTCGTCACACTCCGACCGGTTTCAGACGGCCCGCGTCTCGTCCAGATAGAATCGGTGCTCGAACAAGCAGCCCACGAGGGCTACTTCCGAGCCTGA
- a CDS encoding 2-oxo acid dehydrogenase subunit E2: protein MAYIVKMPKLGLEMKSGELAAWLVEEGGAVTEGEPIAEIESEKTTAEITAKEDGVLRRVLLAEGDSTAPGGVVAIVAEADEDISSLEAEAGVGDADAGAEDAEAAEEEPETATAEASSASQSAVTQQKPAEQEQTKEASDVRASPRAKQLADELGVDLTTVEGTGFQGSITEEDVEGAAESAPSEGGAAAADAATSSEGAAGKRVFAPPSARRLARELGVEISQVEGTGQNGRITESDVRAAAESGGVSEGEAVAAEAEPVEMERPLSGMRRTIADRLGQSYRESVHVTVNRRADAEELLAAADAADDALGVDVSISDVLILAVSAALDEYPAFNATFEDDVHQLHESHHICIAVDIDEGLIAPVVRDVDSLSLAELAETRIEVTQRALSGDYTMDDLTGGTFTISNLGVLGVESFDPIINPPQVAILGVNTIRKEVVPTDDGDVAVRRVISFSLSFDHRIVDGADAARFLGSLVEHVEKPWPLVIAAGGR, encoded by the coding sequence ATGGCGTACATTGTCAAGATGCCCAAACTCGGGCTGGAGATGAAGTCCGGGGAACTCGCCGCGTGGCTCGTCGAAGAGGGTGGAGCGGTCACCGAGGGTGAACCTATCGCCGAAATCGAGTCTGAGAAGACGACGGCCGAGATAACGGCAAAAGAAGACGGCGTCTTGCGACGTGTACTCCTCGCCGAAGGTGACTCGACAGCACCCGGTGGGGTAGTCGCAATCGTGGCCGAAGCAGACGAGGATATCTCGTCGCTGGAAGCAGAAGCAGGTGTGGGAGATGCCGACGCAGGTGCGGAAGACGCAGAAGCGGCCGAGGAAGAACCCGAGACGGCGACTGCAGAAGCGTCCAGCGCGTCCCAGTCGGCGGTCACACAGCAGAAACCGGCCGAACAGGAACAGACGAAGGAGGCCAGTGACGTTCGTGCTTCACCACGAGCGAAACAACTCGCAGACGAACTCGGTGTCGACCTCACGACAGTCGAAGGAACCGGCTTCCAGGGTTCGATTACCGAAGAGGACGTCGAGGGGGCGGCCGAGTCCGCACCCAGTGAGGGCGGTGCGGCCGCGGCGGACGCAGCGACGTCGAGCGAGGGTGCAGCGGGGAAGCGAGTGTTCGCGCCACCGAGCGCTCGTCGGTTGGCCCGAGAACTCGGCGTCGAAATCTCGCAGGTCGAAGGGACCGGTCAGAACGGTCGGATAACCGAATCGGACGTGCGCGCGGCGGCCGAGTCGGGTGGTGTGTCCGAAGGTGAAGCAGTCGCCGCCGAAGCCGAACCTGTCGAGATGGAGCGACCACTCTCGGGGATGCGTCGAACGATTGCAGACCGACTCGGCCAGAGTTACCGAGAGTCTGTCCACGTGACAGTCAATCGCCGGGCCGACGCGGAGGAACTGCTCGCGGCGGCGGACGCGGCGGACGACGCACTCGGCGTCGACGTGTCCATCTCCGACGTACTCATCCTCGCCGTCTCGGCGGCGCTCGACGAGTACCCGGCGTTCAACGCCACCTTCGAAGACGACGTTCACCAACTCCACGAATCGCACCACATCTGCATCGCAGTCGATATCGACGAGGGACTCATCGCCCCTGTCGTCCGCGACGTGGACTCGCTTTCGCTCGCCGAACTGGCTGAGACACGCATAGAAGTTACCCAGCGGGCGCTCTCGGGTGACTACACGATGGACGACCTGACCGGTGGCACGTTCACGATATCGAACCTCGGCGTCCTCGGCGTCGAATCGTTCGACCCGATAATCAACCCGCCACAGGTCGCCATCCTCGGTGTCAACACGATTCGAAAGGAAGTCGTCCCGACAGACGACGGGGACGTGGCAGTCCGGCGAGTCATCTCGTTCTCGCTCTCGTTCGACCACCGTATCGTCGACGGTGCCGACGCTGCACGGTTCCTCGGGAGCCTCGTCGAACACGTCGAAAAGCCGTGGCCACTCGTCATCGCAGCAGGTGGCCGCTAA
- a CDS encoding class I SAM-dependent methyltransferase, translating to MPSDSSASAQHSSTPSPSAVAQSFYTRWATLYDAIARRTPGVGSVRTDAADALGLDTGDTVVEMGCGTGANLPYLADRVGPEGTVVGVDFAPGVLDVARDRMAAYPNVHLVRADATRPPITDVDAVLATFVSGMFADPADVVSSWADLVGPGGRLCLVDLARTTDPTWRPLNPVFRALVRVTAPPGTRTMRGSPTAMLDQRLLAAHRSLESRCYAVDSSTQALGFARVRAGVVDE from the coding sequence ATGCCTTCAGACTCGTCGGCCTCTGCACAACACTCGTCGACTCCGTCACCGTCGGCAGTCGCGCAATCCTTCTACACGCGGTGGGCGACGCTCTACGATGCCATCGCCCGTCGGACACCCGGCGTCGGGAGCGTCCGAACCGACGCAGCAGACGCGCTCGGACTCGACACAGGAGACACCGTGGTCGAGATGGGGTGCGGGACGGGTGCGAACCTGCCGTACCTCGCAGACCGCGTCGGACCCGAGGGCACTGTCGTCGGTGTCGACTTCGCTCCGGGCGTACTCGACGTCGCTCGCGACCGGATGGCCGCGTATCCGAACGTCCACCTCGTCCGCGCAGACGCGACACGTCCACCAATCACCGACGTAGACGCCGTCCTCGCGACGTTCGTCTCCGGGATGTTCGCCGACCCTGCCGACGTCGTCTCGTCGTGGGCGGACCTCGTCGGTCCCGGTGGGCGTCTCTGTCTCGTCGACCTCGCGCGGACGACAGACCCAACGTGGCGACCACTCAATCCTGTCTTCCGAGCGCTCGTCCGCGTGACTGCGCCGCCCGGCACGCGGACGATGCGCGGGTCGCCGACGGCGATGCTCGACCAGCGACTCCTCGCGGCCCATCGGTCCCTCGAATCGCGGTGCTACGCCGTCGACTCGTCGACGCAAGCCTTGGGATTCGCACGGGTTCGCGCCGGTGTCGTCGACGAGTGA
- a CDS encoding thiamine-phosphate synthase family protein, with protein MRFIEEIVVDAFLPTFRALLAEDLRSRGFTQAEVADALGISQSAVSKYAHGEVSMNERIADDERVHDLVARVGEGLATGDMTPVQALVESEVLIRQLEEGDLLSDLHEEAMPELSSYDGFHSIHDPEGHLRTVEQVRSSVRRGLRMLTNTSGFAGLIPNVGSNLVEALPGADNIDDVAGVPGRIFDVKGQATVPGEPEFGVSEHVASVLLSARAAGVDVNAALNVVYDAGVISDLEAAGYECIEFDPDAPTDPVRATLEGRDVPETFVVYQSGGYGIEPITYILGPDAPTVADVVRVLL; from the coding sequence ATGAGATTCATCGAAGAAATCGTCGTCGACGCGTTTCTTCCCACGTTCCGCGCGTTGCTCGCAGAAGACCTCCGCTCTCGTGGCTTTACACAGGCCGAGGTGGCCGACGCACTCGGCATCAGTCAGAGCGCCGTCTCGAAGTACGCCCATGGCGAAGTCAGCATGAACGAGCGAATCGCCGACGACGAACGCGTTCACGACTTAGTCGCCCGCGTCGGCGAAGGCCTCGCGACCGGCGACATGACGCCGGTGCAGGCACTCGTGGAGTCGGAAGTCCTCATCCGCCAACTCGAAGAAGGCGACCTCCTCTCGGACCTCCACGAGGAGGCGATGCCGGAACTCTCCTCGTACGACGGGTTCCACAGCATCCACGACCCGGAGGGCCACCTCCGGACGGTCGAACAGGTTCGGTCGTCGGTTCGCCGAGGCCTTCGGATGCTCACGAACACCTCTGGATTCGCCGGTCTCATTCCCAACGTCGGGTCGAACCTCGTCGAAGCGCTCCCCGGTGCCGACAACATCGACGACGTTGCCGGCGTCCCCGGCCGAATCTTCGACGTGAAGGGGCAAGCGACGGTCCCCGGCGAACCGGAGTTCGGCGTGAGCGAACACGTCGCCAGCGTGTTGCTGTCGGCCCGCGCCGCCGGTGTGGACGTGAACGCGGCCCTGAACGTCGTCTACGACGCCGGTGTCATCAGTGACCTCGAAGCGGCGGGGTACGAGTGCATCGAGTTCGACCCGGACGCGCCGACGGACCCGGTCCGCGCGACGCTCGAAGGCCGCGACGTGCCGGAGACGTTCGTCGTCTACCAGTCGGGTGGGTACGGCATCGAACCAATCACGTACATCCTCGGTCCCGACGCGCCGACTGTCGCCGACGTGGTTCGCGTCTTACTCTGA
- the dcd gene encoding dCTP deaminase: MILSDADILARLERGDLVVDPIDDIDMQVQPASVDLRLGTDFLEFQRTNISCIHPTREDEVSKYVTETHVPEGEDFILHPGDFVLGTTKERVEIPADLLATVEGRSSLGRLAVVIHATAGIVDPGYEGQITLELSNLGTAPVALTPGMRISQLIFTEMKSPADRPYGAERGSKYQGQRGPQASRIGSDPEFSASDDT, from the coding sequence ATGATACTCTCGGACGCAGACATCCTCGCTCGCCTCGAACGAGGCGACCTCGTAGTGGACCCAATCGACGACATCGACATGCAGGTCCAACCGGCGAGTGTGGACCTTCGACTGGGCACGGACTTTCTGGAGTTCCAGCGCACGAACATCTCGTGTATCCACCCGACTCGTGAAGACGAAGTGTCGAAATACGTCACCGAGACGCACGTCCCCGAGGGTGAGGACTTCATCCTCCATCCGGGTGACTTCGTCCTCGGGACGACCAAAGAACGCGTGGAGATTCCCGCCGACCTGCTGGCGACGGTCGAAGGCCGGTCGTCCCTCGGCCGACTCGCCGTCGTCATCCACGCGACGGCCGGTATCGTCGACCCAGGATACGAGGGACAGATTACGCTCGAACTCTCGAACCTCGGGACCGCACCCGTCGCGCTCACGCCCGGCATGCGCATCTCTCAACTCATCTTCACGGAGATGAAGTCGCCCGCAGACCGTCCCTACGGCGCAGAACGCGGGTCGAAGTATCAGGGACAGCGCGGTCCACAGGCCTCGCGCATCGGTTCTGACCCCGAGTTTTCCGCCTCCGACGACACATGA
- a CDS encoding Yip1 family protein: protein MAGPRTPLLEPREYFDSKTPPFDFGRVLAVVALLSIVLTAGVGGIFWTFTQQLDQQVSVDNPDHVPAWSCEQYEDGGAFDDMSPPDGCDSSVPETIDRRLGDLVWQELSWVPWAMLLFVPLGWVFQGAVLHIGSSLVGGSGRFTDTLVVAGWGLIPSTLRLLVVGSFLVYHLSRVTLPANPNGAVSAIQASLSGLGLLTGAVTLVVVAWATYVRTYGLARGRDVDVGDAALVTVGLSVAGLFFELL, encoded by the coding sequence ATGGCTGGTCCCCGAACGCCCCTCCTCGAGCCCCGCGAATACTTCGATTCGAAGACGCCACCGTTCGATTTCGGCCGCGTCCTCGCCGTCGTTGCACTCCTGAGTATCGTCCTCACTGCCGGCGTCGGCGGTATCTTCTGGACGTTCACCCAGCAACTCGACCAACAGGTCTCGGTTGACAATCCCGACCACGTTCCAGCGTGGTCCTGCGAGCAGTACGAAGACGGCGGTGCGTTCGACGACATGTCCCCGCCCGACGGGTGTGACTCATCTGTCCCCGAGACGATAGACAGGCGCCTCGGCGACCTCGTCTGGCAGGAACTCTCGTGGGTACCGTGGGCCATGCTGCTCTTCGTTCCTCTCGGCTGGGTGTTCCAAGGTGCTGTCCTCCACATCGGGTCGTCACTCGTCGGCGGGTCGGGTCGCTTCACCGACACGCTCGTCGTCGCCGGGTGGGGGTTGATTCCCAGCACACTTCGTCTGTTGGTGGTCGGGTCGTTCCTCGTCTACCACCTCAGTCGCGTGACCCTGCCTGCGAACCCGAACGGAGCGGTCAGCGCCATACAGGCGTCTCTCTCGGGGCTTGGCCTACTGACGGGTGCCGTGACACTCGTCGTCGTCGCGTGGGCGACGTACGTCCGAACCTACGGCCTCGCCCGCGGACGCGACGTCGACGTCGGTGACGCCGCACTCGTCACTGTCGGGTTGAGCGTCGCCGGTCTCTTCTTCGAACTGCTGTAG
- the pth2 gene encoding peptidyl-tRNA hydrolase Pth2 — MKQAIVARADLGMGRGKLAAQVAHASLSAYEDTDTQTRKRWKGEGQKKVVLKANGESALFELADKAERAGLPTAIIRDAGHTQLDPGTVTALAVGPGDDEEIDRVTGDLSLY, encoded by the coding sequence ATGAAACAGGCCATCGTCGCCCGAGCAGACCTCGGCATGGGCCGAGGGAAACTCGCCGCGCAGGTCGCCCACGCCTCGCTATCCGCGTACGAGGACACGGACACACAGACACGGAAGCGCTGGAAGGGCGAAGGACAGAAGAAAGTCGTCCTCAAGGCGAACGGCGAGTCGGCGCTGTTCGAACTCGCCGACAAGGCAGAACGTGCGGGCCTTCCCACCGCCATCATCCGCGACGCGGGACACACCCAACTCGACCCCGGTACGGTGACGGCACTCGCCGTCGGCCCCGGTGACGACGAGGAAATCGACCGCGTGACGGGCGACCTCTCGCTGTACTGA
- the truD gene encoding tRNA pseudouridine(13) synthase TruD, whose translation MREAHPLEQAVGIDYYVSDADGIGGTLRVAPEDFRVRELELDSLNIRPADAHTGDFPNLVLRVTLRGWDTNDFAGRLSDELGVSRERVSWAGTKDKHAVTTQLFTVHGGEAESVPEVPNADIEVVGRLGRTLDFGDLAGNGFRIRVRDPERPENAAAITEALRDFGGRDDMVGVPNFFGHQRFGSIRPVTHTIGLHVLRGEWREAVLAYCGGPTEDEPEETQKGRAIVDEEAESDDPDWHRALDAIPGYLGYERGMLHRLAEDGAETEADWRNALESVPSNLQRLFVNAAQSYAFNRILSERLARGLPFDEPVEGDVVCFADRDAPDGLELPDVSRLQSATGRRVDVMARHIERGRAFVTAPLVGTETVLADGEQGEIEREVLDELDLEPSDFDLPGNFRSTGTRRAILVRTDLTIDDDDEFAVDFALPHGSYATAVMREYLKAGPLDL comes from the coding sequence ATGCGCGAGGCACACCCCCTCGAACAGGCAGTCGGCATCGACTACTACGTGAGCGACGCGGACGGTATCGGCGGCACCCTTCGAGTCGCCCCCGAGGACTTCCGCGTCCGCGAACTCGAACTCGACTCACTCAACATTCGCCCAGCGGACGCCCACACGGGCGACTTCCCCAACCTCGTCCTCCGCGTGACGCTCCGCGGGTGGGACACCAACGACTTCGCCGGACGACTCTCCGACGAACTCGGCGTGAGCAGAGAACGCGTCTCGTGGGCCGGGACGAAGGACAAACACGCCGTGACGACCCAGTTGTTCACCGTCCACGGCGGCGAGGCAGAGTCCGTCCCCGAGGTTCCGAACGCCGATATCGAAGTCGTCGGTCGACTCGGACGAACACTCGACTTCGGTGACCTCGCGGGCAACGGATTCCGCATCCGCGTCCGCGACCCGGAACGCCCAGAGAACGCGGCGGCCATCACCGAGGCCCTCCGCGACTTCGGCGGCCGAGACGACATGGTGGGGGTGCCAAACTTCTTCGGCCACCAGCGCTTCGGAAGTATCCGGCCCGTCACCCACACAATCGGCCTCCACGTCCTCCGCGGTGAGTGGCGCGAGGCCGTCCTCGCGTACTGCGGTGGCCCGACCGAAGACGAACCCGAAGAGACCCAAAAAGGACGCGCTATCGTCGACGAGGAGGCCGAATCCGACGACCCCGACTGGCATCGCGCACTCGACGCGATTCCGGGCTACCTCGGCTACGAACGCGGCATGCTCCACCGCCTCGCCGAAGACGGTGCAGAGACCGAAGCGGACTGGCGCAACGCGCTCGAATCCGTCCCGTCGAACCTCCAGCGACTCTTCGTCAACGCCGCCCAATCGTACGCTTTCAACCGAATCCTCTCGGAGCGACTCGCTCGCGGCCTCCCCTTCGACGAACCCGTCGAGGGCGACGTGGTTTGCTTCGCCGACAGAGACGCACCCGACGGCCTCGAACTGCCCGACGTGAGTCGCCTCCAGTCGGCGACTGGCCGTCGCGTCGACGTGATGGCCCGCCACATCGAACGCGGACGTGCCTTCGTCACCGCGCCACTCGTCGGCACCGAGACGGTACTCGCCGACGGCGAACAGGGCGAAATCGAGCGGGAAGTCCTCGACGAGTTGGACCTCGAACCGAGCGACTTCGACCTGCCCGGAAACTTCCGTTCGACCGGCACCCGGCGAGCGATTCTCGTCCGAACCGACCTCACCATCGACGACGACGACGAGTTCGCCGTCGACTTCGCACTCCCGCACGGGTCGTACGCGACGGCCGTGATGCGCGAGTATCTGAAGGCCGGTCCGCTGGACCTCTGA